In the Hylaeus volcanicus isolate JK05 chromosome 1, UHH_iyHylVolc1.0_haploid, whole genome shotgun sequence genome, one interval contains:
- the LOC128883140 gene encoding aquaporin AQPcic-like isoform X2 — protein sequence MEQSGVSIITSNGVTENSVGKSRSIGITLRSSSSIQAAKEKLKSPWLSNLMSENASGWDTLMIGLAEVIGTAILVFIGCTGCIGSMGFTPTVVQISLTFGLAVMIAIQCIGHISGAHINPAITLAALILGKKSLPMSVLYIAAQCIGSLIGYGLLKAMTPVELMYATTLDDADSFCMTEIHKGLSPLQGFVAEMIATAILVFFACGLWDHRNSSNTDSAPIRFGLCVTVLCFVFIPYTGCSLNPARTLGPAIWNGYWSHHWIFWLAPFSGAVIASLLYRCLFLPKRSQGCCQSTGNLSGVET from the exons ATGGAGCAAAGCGGTGTCTCGATAATAACGTCGAACGGTGTCACGGAAAATTCTGTGGGGAAGTCGCGAAGTATCGGCATCACGCTCAGATCGAGTTCCAGCATACAAGCTGCCAAAGAGAAGCTTAAATCGCCTT GGCTGAGCAACCTGATGTCTGAGAATGCGAGTGGATGGGACACGTTGATGATTGGTTTGGCGGAGGTGATCGGCACCGCGATCCTGGTTTTTATAGGATGCACTGGGTGCATTGGAAGTATGGGATTTACGCCGACCGTGGTGCAAATCTCCTTAACCTTTGGCCTTGCCGTAATGATCGCTATCCAG TGCATCGGACATATTAGCGGAGCTCATATTAATCCCGCGATAACGCTGGCCGCGTTGATTCTAGGGAAAAAATCTCTGCCCATGTCCGTGCTCTACATTGCCGCCCAGTGTATCGGTTCACTGATAGGCTACGGTTTGCTGAAG GCGATGACTCCGGTCGAATTGATGTATGCTACAACGCTTGACGACGCTGACTCGTTCTGCATGACAGAGATTCACAAAGGTCTGAGCCCTCTTCAGGGTTTCGTGGCGGAGATGATCGCTACTGCGATCTTGGTATTTTTCGCCTGCGGTCTCTGGGACCATCGAAACTCCAGCAACACCGACTCGGCGCCCATAAGGTTCGGGTTGTGCGTCACTGTGCTGTGCTTCGTGTTCATCCCCTACACGGGGTGCAGTCTAAATCCCGCCAGAACCCTGGGTCCTGCCATTTGGAACGGTTACTGGAGCCACCATTGGATCTTCTGGTTGGCGCCATTCAGCGGAGCCGTGATCGCCTCGCTGTTGTATCGCTGCTTGTTTCTGCCCAAAAGGAGTCAGGGATGTTGTCAGAGCACTGGGAACCTCAGTGGTGTAGAGACGTAA
- the LOC128883140 gene encoding aquaporin AQPcic-like isoform X1, which produces MFRKLANGLVRSTPINLVDMEQSGVSIITSNGVTENSVGKSRSIGITLRSSSSIQAAKEKLKSPWLSNLMSENASGWDTLMIGLAEVIGTAILVFIGCTGCIGSMGFTPTVVQISLTFGLAVMIAIQCIGHISGAHINPAITLAALILGKKSLPMSVLYIAAQCIGSLIGYGLLKAMTPVELMYATTLDDADSFCMTEIHKGLSPLQGFVAEMIATAILVFFACGLWDHRNSSNTDSAPIRFGLCVTVLCFVFIPYTGCSLNPARTLGPAIWNGYWSHHWIFWLAPFSGAVIASLLYRCLFLPKRSQGCCQSTGNLSGVET; this is translated from the exons ATGTTCAGAAAACTGG CAAACGGGCTGGTGAGATCGACACCGATAAATCTCGTTGATATGGAGCAAAGCGGTGTCTCGATAATAACGTCGAACGGTGTCACGGAAAATTCTGTGGGGAAGTCGCGAAGTATCGGCATCACGCTCAGATCGAGTTCCAGCATACAAGCTGCCAAAGAGAAGCTTAAATCGCCTT GGCTGAGCAACCTGATGTCTGAGAATGCGAGTGGATGGGACACGTTGATGATTGGTTTGGCGGAGGTGATCGGCACCGCGATCCTGGTTTTTATAGGATGCACTGGGTGCATTGGAAGTATGGGATTTACGCCGACCGTGGTGCAAATCTCCTTAACCTTTGGCCTTGCCGTAATGATCGCTATCCAG TGCATCGGACATATTAGCGGAGCTCATATTAATCCCGCGATAACGCTGGCCGCGTTGATTCTAGGGAAAAAATCTCTGCCCATGTCCGTGCTCTACATTGCCGCCCAGTGTATCGGTTCACTGATAGGCTACGGTTTGCTGAAG GCGATGACTCCGGTCGAATTGATGTATGCTACAACGCTTGACGACGCTGACTCGTTCTGCATGACAGAGATTCACAAAGGTCTGAGCCCTCTTCAGGGTTTCGTGGCGGAGATGATCGCTACTGCGATCTTGGTATTTTTCGCCTGCGGTCTCTGGGACCATCGAAACTCCAGCAACACCGACTCGGCGCCCATAAGGTTCGGGTTGTGCGTCACTGTGCTGTGCTTCGTGTTCATCCCCTACACGGGGTGCAGTCTAAATCCCGCCAGAACCCTGGGTCCTGCCATTTGGAACGGTTACTGGAGCCACCATTGGATCTTCTGGTTGGCGCCATTCAGCGGAGCCGTGATCGCCTCGCTGTTGTATCGCTGCTTGTTTCTGCCCAAAAGGAGTCAGGGATGTTGTCAGAGCACTGGGAACCTCAGTGGTGTAGAGACGTAA